In Treponema denticola, one genomic interval encodes:
- a CDS encoding type II toxin-antitoxin system RelB/DinJ family antitoxin, producing MASTLVQIRVDEKLKDDVTAVYEQLGLDLSTAVRIFFKRSVAENGIPFNMKLENTKQTLIKKEIPPDILSAMQSMSKSAAIYGVSEMSIEEINNEIDAARRGK from the coding sequence ATGGCAAGTACATTAGTTCAAATTAGGGTTGATGAGAAACTGAAAGATGATGTGACTGCTGTTTATGAGCAGTTAGGATTAGACTTATCCACAGCCGTACGTATATTTTTTAAGCGTAGTGTTGCTGAAAATGGGATTCCTTTTAATATGAAACTGGAAAATACCAAACAAACTTTAATAAAAAAAGAAATCCCTCCGGACATTCTTTCAGCAATGCAATCTATGTCTAAAAGTGCAGCAATTTATGGCGTTTCCGAAATGAGCATTGAGGAAATTAATAATGAAATTGATGCAGCACGAAGAGGAAAATAG
- a CDS encoding AAA family ATPase, whose amino-acid sequence MKCRKKFPSINFFELLDKIRNGDLKELHQRTNIPLDILQVTDNDNIVVKTKASGKETTYIVSYDRLEKLSKVFVDKQSLDNIKNIDKEFRNVIGGSHSSAYWAALNWIYTNQNSSSILEISEPIKQKDFIFIIDEINRGEISKIFGELFFSVDPGYRGKKGLVKTQYQNLVETGDIFEDGFYVPENVYIIGTMNDIDRSVESMDFAMRRRFAFKEITAAQSAEILSFQKTQNAYGES is encoded by the coding sequence ATGAAATGCAGAAAGAAGTTTCCTTCAATAAATTTTTTTGAATTGCTTGATAAGATACGTAATGGAGATTTAAAGGAGTTACATCAAAGAACAAATATCCCTCTGGATATTTTACAAGTAACAGATAATGATAATATCGTTGTTAAAACAAAGGCTTCCGGGAAAGAAACAACATACATTGTTTCTTACGATCGTCTTGAAAAACTGTCAAAAGTGTTTGTTGATAAACAAAGTTTGGATAATATAAAAAATATTGATAAAGAATTTAGAAATGTGATAGGAGGCTCTCATTCTTCTGCATATTGGGCTGCATTAAATTGGATTTATACAAATCAAAATTCTTCAAGTATTTTGGAAATCTCCGAACCTATAAAGCAAAAAGATTTTATTTTTATTATTGATGAAATCAATCGTGGAGAAATAAGTAAAATTTTTGGAGAACTTTTCTTTTCCGTTGATCCCGGTTACCGTGGTAAAAAAGGACTGGTAAAAACACAGTATCAGAATCTTGTTGAAACAGGCGACATTTTTGAAGACGGTTTTTATGTTCCCGAAAATGTTTACATCATAGGTACAATGAACGATATTGACCGCAGCGTTGAAAGCATGGATTTTGCTATGAGACGAAGGTTTGCTTTTAAAGAAATTACGGCAGCTCAAAGTGCGGAAATTTTGAGCTTTCAGAAAACACAAAACGCGTATGGAGAGTCTTAA
- the hflX gene encoding GTPase HflX — MYITDNETKKALLIFTDIFSGAASNSHISRSALQEKSAEALKEIEEKELQSLVETIFLKPLSSLRFRIAKENPATLVGSGQLEKIAQAIEEEGADLVVFNSAVSPRIQRNLEAALNTCVIDRSEVIIQIFADRAQTREAVLQAELARLEYSMPRLTRWTSLAQQRGGAKGTRELPEVRVKKLELDRRRLKTEIAKLKKEVERVRLQRSEQRKTRLNGDKKIGAIVGYTNAGKSSLLKKLSGAEVFTEDKLFATLDAETRKVFTNGRKNIQIY; from the coding sequence ATGTATATAACCGATAACGAAACAAAAAAGGCCTTACTTATTTTTACCGATATATTTTCAGGAGCGGCCTCAAACTCTCATATAAGCCGTTCCGCATTACAGGAAAAAAGTGCGGAAGCCCTAAAAGAAATAGAAGAAAAGGAGCTGCAAAGCCTCGTTGAAACCATCTTTTTAAAGCCCCTATCCTCCCTCCGCTTTAGAATAGCAAAAGAAAACCCTGCAACTCTTGTAGGTTCGGGGCAGCTTGAAAAAATTGCTCAAGCTATCGAAGAAGAAGGAGCCGACCTTGTTGTGTTTAATAGTGCGGTAAGCCCCCGCATTCAGCGAAACCTTGAAGCAGCCCTTAACACCTGCGTTATAGACCGCTCCGAGGTTATTATCCAAATATTTGCAGATAGAGCTCAAACAAGGGAGGCCGTCTTGCAGGCTGAACTCGCCCGTTTAGAATACTCTATGCCCCGCCTTACAAGATGGACGAGCCTTGCCCAACAAAGAGGCGGGGCAAAAGGAACAAGGGAGCTTCCAGAGGTGCGGGTGAAAAAGCTGGAACTTGACAGAAGGCGCTTAAAAACCGAAATTGCCAAGCTCAAAAAAGAGGTAGAGCGGGTAAGACTTCAACGGAGTGAACAGCGTAAAACCCGCTTAAACGGGGATAAAAAAATAGGAGCTATCGTAGGCTACACAAATGCCGGAAAATCCTCCCTTTTAAAAAAACTTTCGGGGGCGGAAGTCTTTACCGAAGACAAGCTTTTTGCCACCCTTGATGCCGAAACCAGAAAAGTTTTTACAAACGGGCGAAAAAATATTCAAATTTATTGA
- a CDS encoding McrC family protein → MIFPTKLEDSADLLKESKLGSLTKSDKEENYIFSTENIAGFIGINDTDISITSRFAKNEEDFFLHYMIQKVLNLNITNLNFSSSQESVLNLLIYIFPRLLQKALSQGMYKEYKTFHKNDENVRGVIEISRHIQKNIPFEGKIAYKTREYSYDNTTTELIRHTIEYISAKKDIAGILTSSQEIRDAVKTIKMATPLYNSGERQKIIAVAIKKQNHPYFTYYVPLKKLCIQILQNKKIKFARQKNRVYGILFDVSWLWEQYLATILKQIGFFTLKIERSRGISVLTNNIGRFIPDFYRDDFVLDAKYKPFDKRNPPPMI, encoded by the coding sequence TTGATATTTCCGACAAAGTTGGAAGATTCCGCAGACTTACTAAAAGAGTCAAAACTCGGAAGCCTTACAAAATCAGACAAGGAAGAAAATTATATTTTTTCTACGGAAAATATAGCGGGATTCATTGGCATAAATGATACTGATATTTCCATAACCTCACGATTTGCAAAAAACGAAGAAGATTTTTTTCTTCATTACATGATTCAAAAAGTATTAAACCTTAATATTACAAACCTCAATTTTTCATCTTCACAAGAAAGTGTATTAAACTTACTTATTTATATATTCCCACGGCTTTTGCAAAAAGCTCTCTCTCAAGGCATGTATAAAGAATATAAAACTTTTCATAAAAATGATGAAAACGTCAGGGGCGTCATTGAGATTTCCCGTCATATTCAAAAAAATATTCCATTTGAAGGAAAGATTGCATATAAAACAAGAGAATATTCTTATGACAATACAACAACAGAACTTATACGGCACACGATTGAATATATCTCAGCCAAAAAAGATATTGCCGGTATTTTAACTTCTTCTCAAGAAATTCGTGATGCTGTCAAAACAATCAAAATGGCAACGCCTCTTTACAATTCAGGTGAAAGACAAAAAATAATAGCTGTTGCTATAAAAAAACAAAACCATCCGTATTTTACCTATTATGTTCCGCTAAAAAAATTATGTATTCAAATTCTTCAAAATAAAAAAATAAAATTTGCACGGCAGAAGAATCGTGTATACGGAATTTTATTTGACGTTTCATGGCTTTGGGAACAGTATCTTGCAACAATATTAAAACAAATCGGATTTTTCACCCTGAAAATAGAAAGGAGTAGGGGAATATCTGTTTTAACCAATAATATCGGCCGATTTATTCCTGATTTTTATAGAGATGATTTTGTGCTGGATGCTAAATATAAACCTTTTGATAAAAGGAATCCGCCTCCGATGATTTAG